Part of the Solwaraspora sp. WMMA2065 genome is shown below.
CCAGGATCTGCGGGCCGAGCGTGTAGGTGGCGGTGGCGACGTCGAACCGCAGCAGATTGGCGGTGCGCAGCGCCCGCGCGTACCGGTGCGCGGTGGCCCGGCTGATCGCCAGGTCGGCGGTCAGCTCGGCCAGGGTGAGCCGGGGCCGTTCCACGGTGAACGCCCGCAGGATCGTCGCGGCGCGCTGCACCGTCTGGATGGCCGGCCCGTCGCCGGCCACCTCGCTCGTCTCACCCGCCGCCCGACCCGTGACCACCACGGCGCCACTCTACCGAGCCCTACGCCACCGGCGGGATAAGCCGGCCGACGGGACCAGCCAGCCGATAGGGACCAGCCAGCCGACAGGATCAGCCGGCGGCGATCTGTCGGTGCACCTCGGCGCTGTCCCAGTAGTCGACCCGGCGGGCGATCAGCCCGTCGGCGTCCACCTCGAAGCGGAACATGCCCCGGATGCGTACCGGCGCGCGGCCGGCCGACACCAGCCGAAACGACATCCGGTACGCCACCGCCGCCCGGTCGCCCTCGACCAGCAGATCCTCGACCTCGTAGTGCAGGTCGGCGAACTCGGCGAGAAAGCCGTCCAGCCGGGCGCGGTACGCGGCCCGGCCGGTGACGGTTCGGCCGAGCGCCGCGGTGTGCTCGTTGACGAACCCGGGACTGACGCAGCCGGCGACCGCGTCGGCGTCCCGGGCGTTGAGCGCGGCCAGGTACCGCCGCACCGCGTCGCGGGTGCGTCCGCCGGTCAGCTCCCCCACAGCCGCCGTACGGTGTCGAACACCTGCTGGTCGTGGGAGATCTCGATGACGTTGCCGTCCGGGTCCTTCAACGCGCAGATGTAGCCGACCGGCGGCGGCATCTGCCGTGGCTCCCAGTGCAGGCAGCCCATCTCCCGGGCCCGTTCGGCGATCTCGTCGACGTCGGACCGGTTCGGCACCTCGATGCCGATGTGCGCGAACGGGTGCAGCAGCCCCAACTGGCCGCCCTTGTCCTTGTTGAACGAGACCAGCACCAGCACGAACGGCGTCTCGACCTGCTTGTCGTTGGAGAGCCAGACGCTCTCGCCGTCGGCGTCGGCGAAGCGCTCCACCACCACCAGCGGGGTGAGCGAAGTATAGAACGAGATGGCCTTGTCAAGGTCGCCGGTGGGCAGTGCCACGTGCGTCCATCGGGCGTGGGTAAGGCCGGTCGCCACGGGAACCTCCAGTTGCCGAAATGTCTGTTGCAGCGCGTCTACCAGGCTATTCGGCACCGTAGCCGGGATCCATGTGCCGGGGACACAAACCCGGCGATCGGCCTTCGAGCCGCTGCGACGGTGCCGCCGTCGGTGGTCGGCTGACAGGCTGGCGGCGGGAGGTTCTGATGCAGTACCGCAGGCTTGGCGGCACCGGCGTCGAGGTGAGCACGCTATGCCTCGGCACGATGATGTTCGGTGCCTGGGGCAACACCGACGAGCAGGAATGCCGGCGGATCGTCGGGGAGGCGCTCGACGCCGGGATCAACGTCGTGGACACCGCCGACGTGTACGCGCACGGCGAATCCGAGCAGATCCTCGGCCGGGCGCTGCGTGGGCGGCGCGACGACGTCGTGCTGGCCACCAAGTTCCACGAACCGATGGGGGACGACCGCAACCGGCGGGGCAACTCGCGGCGCTGGATCCGTCAGGCGGTCGAAGCCAGCCTGCGCCGGCTCGGCACCGACCGAATCGACCTCTACCAGGTGCACCGGCCCGACCCGGGCACCGACATCGACGAGACCCTCGGTGCGCTGTCCGACCTGGTCCGCGAGGGCAAGGTGCTGATGGTCGGCTCCTCGGCGTTCCCCGCCGAGGAGATCGTCGAGGCGCAGTGGGTCGCCCAGCTGCGGCAACGGGAACGGTTCACCACCGAACAGCTGCCGTACTCAATCATGGCGCGGGGTGTGGAGGCCGGGGTGCTGCCGACCTGCCAGCGGCACCGACTCGGGGTGCTCGCCTTCAGCCCGCTCAACGGCGGCTGGCTGACCGGCAAGTACCGCTCCGCCGAGGTCCCCGCCGACTCACGGGCCGGACGCAACGCCGACCACTTCGACTTCCGCGATACCGCCGCCCGGCAGCGCAAACTCGACATTCTCGGCGAGCTGGAGAAGCTGGCCGCGCAGGCCGGGCTGAGCCTGATCGAGCTGGCCCTCGGTTTCGTACTGAGCCATCCGGCGGTGACCAGCGCCATCGTCGGCCCGCGCACCCTGCCCCAGCTGCGCAGTCAGCTCGGTGCCGGTGAGCTGACCGGGCTACCCGCCGCAGTGCTGGACCGCATCGACGAACTGGTGCCCCCAGGACACAACGTCAACCCGGCCGACGCCGGCTACCGGCCGCCGGCGCTCACCGACCCGGCGCTGCGCCGCCGGGACTGACCGGACCGGCGCTGCACCACCCTGTCCGACCGCCGCCCAGGGCGGCGGAGTCAGGCGGCGCGGACCAGCAGCAGCACCACCGTGACCAGGTAGACCACCGGGATGGCGACGCCCTCGAAGCCGACCCCCCGGCGTTCGCGCAGGAGCAGGCCGGCGGCGAGAGTCACGGTGAGCAGCGTGGTCGACCCGGCGAGGAGCAGACCGGCGGAAGCCGCGTCGGCGTATACCGACCCCGGCCGGTACGCCGCGTCGGCGAGGAAGATCATCAGTGAGTCGAACGCGTTACCGCCGAGAATGTTGCCGATCCCCAGCGTCAACGCCCCGATCCGGACTGCCGCGATCAGGGTGACCAGTTCCGGCAACGACGTGATCGCGGTGGTGACGGTGAACCCGACGAAACCGCTGGGCAGACCCGTCGCCGCGATCACCCCCAGGCCGCCCTGCCCGATGAGGTAGCCGGTGCCGCCGACGGCAGCGGCGAGTGCGGCCAGCCGCCACCACAGTCGGCGGGTGCTGGGCGCACCGTCGGCGTCGCCGTCGGGGTCGTCCGGGACGTCCTGCCGGGTGTCCGAGGTCTGCTCCGCCCGCCACATCGGGTTCTGCCGCAGCCGGCGGACCAGGTGCAGTCCGTACAGGTAGAGGACCGGGATCAGCAGGCTCGCCGGATGCACCCAGCCGAGAGTCAGGCCGGGCGTGGCGTAGGCGACGATCGGCAGGCAGAGCAGCGCCACCAGCACCAGCGCCTGCATGATGTTCTCCAGCGAGGCGGCCGCGTGTTCGATGTTCGACCGCCGGTAGAGCAGATCGGCGATGGCCAGCCAGACCGTCTGTACAGCGATGCCGCCAATCGGGTTGGCGATGGCGAACTGCGCGTCGCCCTGCCAGGCGCCGATCGCGGTGGTGGCGATCCCCGGTAGCGAGGTGACCGCGCCGAGCAGCAGCGCTCCGGCGACGGCCTCGCCCATTCCGGTCCGGTCGGCGAGGGTGTCGGCGGTCGCCGCCAGCGACTTGCCGGCGAAGACGATGACGAGCAGGGCGACCGCGAGCGCAGCGATGCTCGGTGCCAGCGGCCAGGTCGACCCGGTCACCGTCGCCCACCGTCGCCTCGTGACGGATGGCCCGTTGACGGTGGGCACAGCCGAGCCGTCTTCGTCCGTTCAGGTCCCATGACCGACCTCGCTACCCGATCACTGTCACGGCGAATCATCCGCCCGTGATCCGGTCGCCGGATAGCCGGGAGCCGTCGCGGGTATTTGAGCAGGATGTTACTCGACAACCCACATCATCTGTGGCGAGTCACCGCTGTCGGTGTCCTGATCTACGTCCTTCTCGTCGGCGTACTCAGGGCGTCCGGCAAACGGACCCTGCGCTGAGCCGGGCGGTGACGCCGAGCCCGGCGGTGACGCTGAGCCGGGCGCGCCGGTAGTCAGGTAGCCGACTAGGTGGTGCCGCGCTGGAACGGTTTGGCCAGCGCTCTCGGTTCTCGGTGCTGGGTGGCGAAGACCAGCATGGCCAGCAGCGCCAACAGGTACGGCGCGGCGATGAGCAGCTGCGAGTTGATGGTCACCCCGAGCGCCGGCAGCGCCAGCCGCATCGCATCGGCGAGACCGAACACCGCACAGCCGACCATGGTCCGACCGAGCCGCCAGGCACCGAAGATCACCGCGGCGATCACCAGGTAGCCACGACCGGCGGTCATGTTCTGGTTGAACGAGCCGACCTCACCCACCGCCAGGTAGGCACCGCCGAGCCCGGCGAGCAGACCACAGAACAGCAGCGCCTGCCGGCGCCGGTGGTTGACCCGGATCCCGCTGACGTCGGCGGCCTGCGGGTTTTCCCCGACCGCCCGCAGCTCCAGGCCCCACCGGCTGCGCTCCACCAGCCACCAGGTGAGCGGTACCGCGATCAGCAGCAGGTACGCCGGCCAACGCTGTACGAACAGCATCGGTCCGATGATCGGGATGTCGCGCAGCACCGGGATGTCCACCCGCCACACCTGGTGCCCGGTGAAGCTGCTGATGGTGATCAGATAACTGGTCAGGCCGAGCACCAGGGCGTTGAGCACCAGACCGACGACGAACGTGTTGATCTGGGCCCGGTGCGACAGGTTGGCGTGCAGCACGGCGACCAGCACGCCGACGAGGGCACCGGCGGCCAGCCCGATGGTGGCGCTGCCGGTGGCGCTGGCCACGGCGATCGAGCCGAACGCCGCGCCGAGCATCATGCCCTCGACCGAGATGTTCAGCGTGCCGGCGCGCTGCGCCACGTACTCGCCGCAGGCGGCGAAGGCCAACGGGATGGTCAGCCGCGCCCCGCTGGACAGAATGGTGGCGATGTTGTCGGCGGCGCTCATGCCGGCCTGCCTTCCATGGTGGTCTTCTCGCTACCGGTCGACCCGCTACCGGTCGACCCGCTACCGGTCGACCCGCTACCGGCCGCCGCCTCCGGGACGTCGATCGCCGGCACCTCGGTGCCGGGCGCCGCCGGCTCCCCCGTCGACGGGGTCGGGGTCGGCAGGCCACCGGTCGGCGGCGGAGTGCCCGCCGGTTCACCGCCGGCCCGCCGCCGGCGTAGCAGGGCGATCACCGCAGGCGGCGCCACGAACGCCAGCACCAGCAGCGCCTTGACCACGTCGACCAGGAACGACGGCACCCCGGTGGCGGCCAGAAAGCTGGATCCGGCGCGCAGCACGCCGAACAGCACCGCCACCGGAATGGCCAGCAGCGGATTGTTCCGGCCGACCAGGGCGACCAGCAGGCCGTCCCAGCCGAGGTTCAACGACATTCCCGGCTGCAGCCGGTGGCTGCCGATCGGGCTGGTCAGCAGCAGCGCGCCGGCCAGGCCGGCGAAGGCTCCCGAGATGGCCAGCGCCATCCCACCGAGGGCGCCGACCCGGACCCCGGCGTGCTGGGCGGTGACCGGGTTGAGCCCGAGCATCTTGAGCCGGAACCCCCACCGGGTCCGGGTCATCGCCAGGCTGATCGCCACCGCGATCAGGACGGCCAGGATCAGCCCTCCGTTGACCTGCAGGTTCGGGTACTCACCGAGGGAGGCGAGCCGGGCGTTCTCCGGCAGCGGGTTGGACTGTGGCGAGACCACCCCGGTGCCCAGCCGGGACTCCTGCAGCAGCCACGGGGTGTTGACCGCGAACGCCACCAACTGCTGGGCCAGGAAGGTCATCAGCAGCGTGCTGACCACCACGTTGACCCCTCGGAAGCGGTACATCAGCGCGCTCAGCCCGGCCCAGCCGCCGGCGGCGAGCAGCGCCGCGAGCAGCACGACGACCAGCAGCAACGGCCCGGGCAGGGCGAGTCGCAGGCCGACCCAGGCACCGGCCAGCGCCCCGATCAGCACCTGGCCCTCCTGGCCGATGTTGAAGAAGCCGGACCGGGCGCTGACGCAGGCACCGACCGCGACCAGCAGCAGCGGTGCGACGTAGAGCAGCGAGTTGCTCCAGGCTCGCGGGCTGGCCATGCTGCCCTGGTAGAGCGCCTGCACCGAGGCGCTCGGCGAGCCGCCGGTGACCGCGATCAGCAACGCGGACAGACCGAGGGCGACGGCGACCGTCACCACGGTCGCCGCGGTGACCTGCCGGCCGCCGGGGCCGGGGGTGAGCCGGGCCAGCAGCCGCCGGCCGGCCGGGTCCGCACCGGTCAACGTGGCCATCAGTGGCTCACCCCGCCGACCAGCATGCCGAGGCGTTCCGCGGTGGCCTCGGCGGGATCGAGCACGCCGACGATCCGACCCGAGGAGATCACCGCC
Proteins encoded:
- a CDS encoding nuclear transport factor 2 family protein; this encodes MGELTGGRTRDAVRRYLAALNARDADAVAGCVSPGFVNEHTAALGRTVTGRAAYRARLDGFLAEFADLHYEVEDLLVEGDRAAVAYRMSFRLVSAGRAPVRIRGMFRFEVDADGLIARRVDYWDSAEVHRQIAAG
- a CDS encoding VOC family protein; this translates as MATGLTHARWTHVALPTGDLDKAISFYTSLTPLVVVERFADADGESVWLSNDKQVETPFVLVLVSFNKDKGGQLGLLHPFAHIGIEVPNRSDVDEIAERAREMGCLHWEPRQMPPPVGYICALKDPDGNVIEISHDQQVFDTVRRLWGS
- a CDS encoding aldo/keto reductase gives rise to the protein MQYRRLGGTGVEVSTLCLGTMMFGAWGNTDEQECRRIVGEALDAGINVVDTADVYAHGESEQILGRALRGRRDDVVLATKFHEPMGDDRNRRGNSRRWIRQAVEASLRRLGTDRIDLYQVHRPDPGTDIDETLGALSDLVREGKVLMVGSSAFPAEEIVEAQWVAQLRQRERFTTEQLPYSIMARGVEAGVLPTCQRHRLGVLAFSPLNGGWLTGKYRSAEVPADSRAGRNADHFDFRDTAARQRKLDILGELEKLAAQAGLSLIELALGFVLSHPAVTSAIVGPRTLPQLRSQLGAGELTGLPAAVLDRIDELVPPGHNVNPADAGYRPPALTDPALRRRD
- a CDS encoding sodium:calcium symporter, with product MTGSTWPLAPSIAALAVALLVIVFAGKSLAATADTLADRTGMGEAVAGALLLGAVTSLPGIATTAIGAWQGDAQFAIANPIGGIAVQTVWLAIADLLYRRSNIEHAAASLENIMQALVLVALLCLPIVAYATPGLTLGWVHPASLLIPVLYLYGLHLVRRLRQNPMWRAEQTSDTRQDVPDDPDGDADGAPSTRRLWWRLAALAAAVGGTGYLIGQGGLGVIAATGLPSGFVGFTVTTAITSLPELVTLIAAVRIGALTLGIGNILGGNAFDSLMIFLADAAYRPGSVYADAASAGLLLAGSTTLLTVTLAAGLLLRERRGVGFEGVAIPVVYLVTVVLLLVRAA
- a CDS encoding ABC transporter permease, whose protein sequence is MSAADNIATILSSGARLTIPLAFAACGEYVAQRAGTLNISVEGMMLGAAFGSIAVASATGSATIGLAAGALVGVLVAVLHANLSHRAQINTFVVGLVLNALVLGLTSYLITISSFTGHQVWRVDIPVLRDIPIIGPMLFVQRWPAYLLLIAVPLTWWLVERSRWGLELRAVGENPQAADVSGIRVNHRRRQALLFCGLLAGLGGAYLAVGEVGSFNQNMTAGRGYLVIAAVIFGAWRLGRTMVGCAVFGLADAMRLALPALGVTINSQLLIAAPYLLALLAMLVFATQHREPRALAKPFQRGTT
- a CDS encoding ABC transporter permease yields the protein MATLTGADPAGRRLLARLTPGPGGRQVTAATVVTVAVALGLSALLIAVTGGSPSASVQALYQGSMASPRAWSNSLLYVAPLLLVAVGACVSARSGFFNIGQEGQVLIGALAGAWVGLRLALPGPLLLVVVLLAALLAAGGWAGLSALMYRFRGVNVVVSTLLMTFLAQQLVAFAVNTPWLLQESRLGTGVVSPQSNPLPENARLASLGEYPNLQVNGGLILAVLIAVAISLAMTRTRWGFRLKMLGLNPVTAQHAGVRVGALGGMALAISGAFAGLAGALLLTSPIGSHRLQPGMSLNLGWDGLLVALVGRNNPLLAIPVAVLFGVLRAGSSFLAATGVPSFLVDVVKALLVLAFVAPPAVIALLRRRRAGGEPAGTPPPTGGLPTPTPSTGEPAAPGTEVPAIDVPEAAAGSGSTGSGSTGSGSTGSEKTTMEGRPA